The Treponema sp. OMZ 790 genome includes the window AGCCAAAACATCATAAATAACCGCAAAACTTATTCCGCCTAAAATTATGGTAAACCCTATTGTAATGTTTATAATAATATCGGAGGTAAAAAATTCTAAGCTGTTTGAAAAAAGAGCAAAACCTGCATTACAAAAAGCCGATATTGCATGGAATGCCGCAAAGCCTAAGGCTTTAAGATTGAATCCTAAAATACGGGAAAATCCTATAAGTAAAAATGCTGCACTTAATGCTTCTATAAAAAAAGTAGAAAAAACAATTACCCGTAATGTTTTAAAAAGATTTGACATATCATCTTCACTAACCATGTATGAGATTGTAAGCTTTTCACTGACCGTCATTTTTTTCCGGAAGGCAAACATTCCGAAGAATGAAAAAACCATTATACCTAAGCCGCCGACTTGAATTAAAACAATCAGAATAAATTTTCCGGCTATCGTAAGTTCGGAAGAAACATCTATCACACTTAGGCCTGTAACGCATACGGCGGATGCGGAAGTAAAAAGTGCTGTTAAAAAATTTAAAGATTTTCCGCTTGCAGATGCGGCAGGAAGCATAAGTAAAAAACTGCCGATGATTATTACCATAAAAAAAGAAATAATCAAAGTGCGTGCAGGATTTGAAATAATTTTTGCAGTTAGGCCGGCTCTCTTGCTTATTAATCTGATTATTTTTCCAAACAAAAATATGTTTTTAAAAATGTCAAAAACAATACTTAACTCTTCAGAAATATTTTTAAAGCCTATTTGTATTTTAAATATAACAAAAATTAGAATAAAAATAACGGCAGTTAAAAAATCGAAAATATTATTCTGAAAATATTTGCGTATATATTTTTCCTGCCTGACAGCAAAAAAAGTTTCTGTAAGCACGAATAGGAGAATTAAAATATCGATTATATGGATGATACTTGAGGGAATATTTTTAAAATAAAACTGCTGTAAAAATAAAACTACAAGGCTTAAAGCGAAAGCCGCAAATACAAAATTATCACGCTTTCTCATTCAGGTTATCCTTTAAATTTATATTTGTCTCCCTGTCTTAAGTTTTTCATTAAAGCGGTCAAGATCTTTTCCTTGTAAGCCGCTGTCTTTTCCGCCAATTAAATTACGGATAGCTTCAAGTTCTTCTGCCGAAAAATTTACTCCGTTTTTTTCATGCCGTTCAAAAGCAGCGCAGGCAAGAGGCGCTACGGTTTTACAAATTTCAAACATAACTTCGGCATAGTCTCTGATTTCTTTTTGTGCATGAGCATCCATACGCAGTCTTAAAAAATGGAAAAGGTTATGCAAATCTATTTGCCAATACCATTCGGTATAGGTAGAAAGAGGGAGATTGATTCTGGCAAGTTCTCTTGCAATATTTTTATCGAGCAATTTACAGTAGCCTGCATAAATTTCTTCTTGTTGCTTTTGTAGGGAATTTATAACTTCATTTTGAAGGTCTTGAGGAACAGCCTCATTCATTCTGCCTTGTTTGTTGTCAGAGCTTTGTAAGGCGATATCGTTTCCGGCCGGTACATAAAACTCTGCTTTTAAGATAGAATACCGTCCGGAAATTTCGTTCAGACGGGCTGTTCTGTGCCTAATCCACTGGCGGGCTACAAAAATGGGCAGCTTTACATGAAAGGTAAAAACCACCTGTTCAAATGGAGAGGTGTGCTTATTCCTCAAAAGATAGTCTATTAAAGCGGCATCTTCCCGTACGGTTTTAGTGCCTTCTCCATAAGAAACACGGGCTGCCTGCACTATACGGGCATCGGTACCCATATAATCTACCAATCTGATAAAACCTTTATCAAGAACCTTAAACTCTTTATCCAAAATTTTTTCCGCTTGCGGAGCTATACAATGTGCCATAGTGTAATGATAACAGAAATTGCAAAAATTTTCAACCTCTTGCTTTTTCTAAATTTTAAGAATGTTTATAATTTAAAATAAAATTATTATAATAATGCTTCCTATAGTTCCTAATATCAGCCACACAAAAAAGAACCATCCTAAAAAAATATTTACTTTTCGTTTTTTCTCATCGTTTTTGTATTTTTCATTAACATTTTTAAAACCTCTACATAAAAAATAGATCAACAATCTAATTTGTATTAAAATGCCTATCCCTAATAATATTTTATCAAATAAAAAATTATTCATTATTACCTCTTCTTTACTTATTCCATTTATCGCCTGTTGCTTTTCCCTGTTTTTCAATGATTACATCTATCAAAAATTCTATCATAAAAGCAAATGGTAAACAAGCAAGAGAAAGAAAAAGAAGAGAGATGTTTAAATTAAAAATATCTATTTCAACTTCTCTTCCCAGGCTCATAGTAATAATCAGCAGAATAGTAATTAAAAATGTAATATACAGCACAATAGTTTTAATTCCGGCTGATAAAATATTTACCTTAACTCCTTTTAATTTCTTTTTAATTTTTATTTTAAAACCGGCAAACAAACAAAATAATTGTACAAGAATAGCAGTACTGATATTTATAATAACTTCTTTTGAATCAAAAAATGATATTGGAAGATAAAAAAATCGTCTTGAAGCATATAGAAAATCATTATAATCAAAACCGTTAGGCGTGTGAATAAACATACATAAATATACAAGATAAAAATTTATTACTGCTATAATAATCGAGGTAATAAATACGCTTTTACGTATCTTTCCTTTTTTATAATAAACAAGTTCTATGGTTAAAAGTAATGAAATAATATACCATTGAATGCTTACAGTATCAATATTATACATGAATAGATAAAAGATAAGTTCTGTTCTGCCTGCAAGTAAAGCCTTAAGAAGTCCGGTTAAAATAAACAGACTATTAAGCAAAATTAAAATATTTATAAGTTTAAAAAAATTATTTAGATCGATTTTTATCATAACGATAAACAGCCTCCAATAGTTCTATTTTGACATCATTAATTTTGCCTGCGTCATTAAATGAAAATGTATATTTTTCTTTCGTATCAAAAACTGCATATTCTCTACCTTTATAAAATTGCTTGTTTTCTTCAATCATTTTTTTTGTATCCGTTATATGTAAATTTGATAATTCAATTAGTCTATCATAAAATTCGGTATCATATTCATGTCTTGCAGTAGATAGTATTAAAATAACATCATCATCATAACTTATTATTTGTTTATCCTTAATATCCATATGAGAAAACAATATAGGATCATATATTGCTTTCCAAAATATTTTTTCTTGCCACCAATGCTCAAAATCATATAATATCTTATCTGCAAAAATTTTTTCAGCTCTTTGCTTAACTTTTACAGACATTCGGGAGAAATGTTTTTTATCAGAAATAAAATTTGAAATCTCGCCTTTTTCCAAAATATATTCATAGAGAGCAAAATATTCATCAACAGTTTTGAGTTTTTTATTTTTACAAGATACTACAAAGAATATTGTAAAACATATAAAAAGTATGAAGATAATCTTCTTCATTTTATTCCTTCTTGCTATTAATTGCAAATAATTATTTACCGGTGTTTTCAAATTCCACAATGTAAAATAATTTTATCATTCGTACTTGCATATTCTAGAAGTTTAATCAATTCTTCTATTTTATGCAAAATATATTTTTTATCAAAATTAAACTCCGGTATTATATTTACTTCAGGAGCTAAATTAAATAACTCTTTCCATACGCCAACAATTTTTAAAAAAGTATTTAAATTATCCGATTCTATTAAACTTATACCATAATAGAAAAGGCCTTTTGTGGTTTTTGTCTTTGCTGTATTTGTAGATATAAACCATTTCAAAGTGTTAGACATATATATGATTATAGCATCATCAACTGCAATGTGTCTATATTGATATACCTTTTTTAAATCAACTTGATTATCAATATTAATAACATCATCCAAATTTTCAATAATACAAAACTCATGAACTAATGCCATCTCTTACTCCTTATTCAACTGAAAAAATATTTACATCACACGCCCTGAATAATTCTGGACACTACGCCCAAGAAAAAGACAGGCTTAAAGTCTTGATTAACTCCGGCTTGGAAAGTAAAAGGAACATTATCGAATAATGTGTAACCTGCTCCTAAGCCGAATTCCGCGATAAGATTTAATTTTTTTGTTTCATTAGAGCCGAAGCCGGCATCAGCGAAGGCTGAAATAAAAAATCCGTTTGAGCTAACTCCTGTTCGGGCGGCGTACCATCTAAGTTCAGTTCCCCAAATGTGCATTGAAGAATATTTTTTGACATCTTTAAACGAAAAACGCCGCGTCATCGATTCTTGAGACTTTTCTATTTCATAATCGGTTATGGTATTTACATTCTTAGACTTTATCCTATCGGTATTATAAAATGTATAAACAAAGCCTACATCAACATAGTACAGTTTAAAAGTTACCGGCAGCTCGAATTTAAGTCTGTAATTAATAAAACGGCTTTCGGGAATCCAGTCGGTAAAAAAAGAAAAAGATGTTGTCGCTTTAAAATAACCTAAATCTGCAAGAAAAACATCAAATCTAATTCCCTGCGATAATTCGGTAACGGTTTTAGGTTTCAATTCATTTTGCGAATTCTTAAATTTTATTTCATTAACATTCCTTCTTCCTACACGGGCAGGAAAAGAAATTTTTAATTTGTTTATAACAAATATAAAATCGTTTCTTGCATAAAAAATTTGATCCGAAACTTTTTTGTGCATCGTAAATGGAACAAAATCATAAAAAGCATTTATATTCCATTTAAAAAAATCTTTTTGAACAAACATTCCTATAGAAGAACTGACTGCCGGCCCGTTATCTGCCGAAAAAAAGATGCCTGCATTCGGAAAAACGCTTACATTATTTTCCCGATGAAGCCATCCGAATTTTACTGAAAGAGGAAACCCAAAATAATGCGGAAGAATATTGAATTTAGAAATTTTTATAAAATCATCTTCATTATTTTTTTTGACTTCTTTATCTTGAGAAAATCCCGCAATCATCATAAAACAAAAAACAAAACATAAAATCTTTTTCATTTTTACCCCTTAAATATAAATAATTTTATCAATCGTTTAAAACAACCGATAAACTTAATATTCCGTTTAATATATCTTTTTTATTTAAAAGATTTTTTGAAAGATATACTATTTTAAATTTAAAATCATAAATAAACAACTCGGTCTGAATAATTCCCATAAGTTCTTTATCCTGCAAGCCTTGTAAACCGGCAGTAATTTGAGCATAATCTTTTAAGCCTGTACTGTAAAAAAATCCGTAATTGATACCTTTAGAATTATAAGCACCTTCGGCTATTAAAGTAAAAGTATAATCATTATCTTTTACAAGGAATGTTTTAGAAATACCGGCAAGTACGCCCCAATCATCAATTTTTTTATTTATAAATTTTACAGGAAGTCCTGCATTGGAATAAATTTTAAAATCTAAAGGCAGATTAAATAAAACTTCTAAGGCTGTTTTTAGTGTATATTCTTTCTTATTATTTTTAGCCGGTTCAAAAAGCATATCCGATTCCAATCCGATAAAAAAAGAAGATGATGAATATGCAAATTTTGTCCAAACGGAATACCAATCAGGCTTTTCAAAAATATCGACAGAACGGCTATCGAATGCATAGCCTAAGTCTATTATAAAATTTTTTATAGGTATATCGAATTTTACATGCCACAAAACTGTATCCGATTTTATCATTTCAGGAATATTTAAATAAAAATAATTTTTAATAATACCTTCCCCAAAATAAATTAAATCTTTTCCGGCTTGAAACGAAAAATAATCGGTAAAAGCGGAATAATTCAATCGTCTAAAAAAAGGTCTTACAATTTTTTTGTTTTTAAATTCATCTCTTGAAAATTCATTTTTAAAAAAAACACCCGGTTGTAAAAATAAATTTTGATTTTTAAATTCAAAATCAAAATTTAAAAAAGCTGAAGTATCTAAGTTAGAAATAATTTGAGGTGCATAAGTATTTGCATCGGTATTAAGGAAAACATTTAAGTTATTTAATTCAAAACCGGGACTGATTGCATGGAGATTTATAAAACTAAAATAAAATATAAAAAAAATAAATTTCTTCATAGTTCTTCCTATTTTTTTATCAAATTCTCCATCTTTTGAGTCAAATGCTTTAATTGAGAGTATGAAAAAAGCGATGCGGGTATATCGGCCTTTTTAATACTCATAGTTATCCATGAGCTGTAAATATTTTTTTCAAACAGCATATCGTACACATCTATTTTAGCAAAACAAGGATAACCGTCTATATTTTCTATATGATAAACTATTTTTTTTATCGGAGTTTGTTTTGCATCGGTAAATTTGAGTTCAAAAATATTTTTAGCTTTTTTTGTAAATATAATATATTTATATGAAGCTTTTGAATTTTGTTTTTCGAGAATAAAATCATTATTCTTGTATTCAATAATTTTATAATTGCTCTTAAAATCGGTTTTTAAAATATCCTGCACTTCAAATTCTTCTATTTTATATGCACCGGATATTTTTAATGGTGTTTTCAAATTTTTAGTGTAAAGCCAGTACCCTTCATTGGAACTAAAAAAATATTGTATTTTATTTTTTGATTTTATTCTTACAAACTGCCCACTCTTATTAAAAAGGCAATAAGAGGACAGCCTGCTTTCTTCTTTTAAATCCTTATTATATTTTATTATTGCTTGTTCAGTTAAAAAAGTTTTAGAGGCTTCGATATATCCCGAATTGATTTTTAAAAAATATTGATAATCTTCATCATCAAATTTTTCTTCTGAATATAAAACTAACGAAAAAATTAAAAAAAGTAATCGTAAAAAATATTTCTTTTTATTCATATGATAACTCCTTTGACTAACTTATATTATAGTTTATAAGTTTTATACTGCTATGTTTTTTAATAGTATAAATCGGATATATAACCGAAATTAGAGCCGTAAAGAATATAAAGATTTGAGTTTTGATTACTGCTTCAGCTGTAATAAAAAAATTTAATAAGTAATAAGAAGTTGAGCCCGGAGGATTCATTTTTATATCAAAGGTTTGAGTAATAATATTTCCTGCTTGCGATAACAAAATGCCTCCGATAGTCCCTGCAAGAGATAAAATACATACTTCTAAAATTAAAACCAAAATAAGCAAAGATTTTTTTAAGCCGATGGCTTCCATTGTGCCGAATTCGCCTATCCTTTCCATAAAACTTGCCGAAAGACTTTGTGTCAGAGCCACAAAAATTAACACACACAAGATTCCGCTTATTACGGTAAACTGTACATTAAACAAATTACTTATCTGCTGCCATGAAGGATTAAGCGTTTTCCAGTTTCTAACTTCAAAATTTAAATTATTCTCTTTAAAAATAGAATTTAATTTGCTTTCAACTTTTTCAACATCCTTATCATTTTTTAAGTACAATCTTATATATGAAGCCGTATCGGGCATACCGAAAAATTCGAGAATATCTTTTCGGGAAGCAATTAAAAAACCTGCATCATTTTGAGGAACTCCTGTATCTATATTTCCTGAAACTTCGAAAGAACCTGCTGCAATCCCTTCTTCTCCCATAGACGACATTATATTTACATAATTATTATTTTCCAAATTCAAACCGAGAGATTTAAATAAACCTTTTCCAAGAACAAGGGTATTGTCTCCTTCAAAAACAGGAACCCCTTCGGTTGCTCCTAAAGAGTGCGGCTCATCATATCCTGAACCCCAAAATATTGAAGAAGAATTTTCCGTGCCTATTATCCCTTGAAAATTTAGAACAGAATCGAAATTTTCTATTTCGGGCATTTTATCAAAAACATTTTTAAGTTTATTCAAATCTTTAGATGTAAGTATTAAATCTGCCGTATTTTTTTTATCCCAAAAATCTTTAACCGCAGCTTGAATATGCCCCGATTCTTGTATAAAGCCTATAGCCATTCCTTGCTCTGAATATTCTACAAATCCTCTGTATAATAAGATTGCAGCAGAAGCAATTGCAATTAATAATATGGAAAGGATGCTTCTTTTTTTGTGAAACTTAATATTATCCCAAGCACTTTTTATTAAAAACATTTTTCCTCCAAAAAGTTTTATTCCCCTGAAGCTTCATTCAATGAACCGCTGACCATTTTATAAATCTTATCCGCATAATTTTTTATAATAGGATCATGCGAAACAAAAATTCCTACTCCGCTTTTTTCTTTTAAGTATTTACGCAAATATTCATAAACTTGATTTGACCTATCCGAATCAAGTGAAGAAGTTATTTCATCCGCAAGAATATATTTAGGATTGCAGGAAAGAGCTCTGACTATCGAAACTCTTTGTTTTTCTCCGCCTGAAAGTTCATTGGGTTTTTTATAAATCAAATCTTTTAAATCAAAACATTCAAACAAAGGCATGAGTCTTTCTTTTATTTCTTTTTTTGATTTTTTTTGAATTTTTAAAGGTATGGAAGCATTATCAAAAATGGTTTGAGATTTTATCAATTCAAAAAATTGAAAAATAAGTCCGCAGTTTTCAAGCCTGAACTTAGCTCTTCCGCCGTTATTCATTTTATTTATATTCTTATCGCCCCATTCTATTTCTCCCGAATCGGGATAATCTATTCCTGTAATTAGATTTAAAAATGTGGACTTCCCTGCCCCGGAATTACCGTAAATCCAAATCATACTTCCTTGTTCGGCACTAAACGAAATATTTTTTGTAACTTCAATTTTTTTTGTGTTAATACTGTAAGTTTTATATAAGTTTTTAACTTTAAGTTCAGCGTTTATCATAAAATTAAGATTCCTTTTTTATAATTTTCATAAAGCAATGAAACAAGCGGGTGATCAGGGAAAATATTTTTTGCCTTATAAAAATGATACCAGCCTTTTTTTGTATCATATGTTTTCATGTAAAATATAGAATACCATATATAGGCATTAAATTTATCAACCTCATTTAATTCTTCAATATATTCTTCCGTCGATTTGATTTGAGAATTAAAATTAGATGTGGTTTCATCGGCAGCCGCAATCTGCCAGCAAGATAGTTTTACAAAAGCGGCCTTATTATTTTTATCTTTTAAAAGAGCCATTCTATATAAAACCGGAAGGGTTAAGATTGTGTTAAACCGTTTTGTTTCGGGAAGCGGAAGTTTTGTATAGAGGTAATCTGCATACTTTAAATATACTTCACCTTCCAAACCGGATAATTTTAAAAATCTTTTTAAATCTTTATCTATTTTTTTTATCAGTTTACCTTGATGATTCATTCCGCCGTAATTATAAATTGTCGAAAGAATTTCGGCATGTTCAAGATATAAGATTAGAAGTTCATTTTGTTTTTTTATATCTCTCATCTTTTTATTTTCTAAAAGAATTTTTTCCAAAGAATCCGTAAGAGAACCTATTCCGTCTATTAAAATTTTCAAATCTTCATCGCTGATGCTGCTATTTCTATAATATTCGCTAAAAAGAGAATCGCACTCATCTAAACTAAAGATTTTTGTCTTATCCGGATCTGACGGATTTACGGAAATGTCTTGTGCAAAACAAAAAAATGAAAACCCGATAAAAAGAAAAAAAATCGATGTTAATTTATGTGTTCTATTTTTTAAAGAATATTTGATCATTTTTATTTAACTCCTCAACCACTAAACTGAAATTCTCATCGGCTATCAATCCGGCTGCGGCCTTTAAATCTTTTTTGGATGAAGCTTCATTTTCAAGTGCAAAATAAACCTGCGATCTGAAAATAAGGGCCAAGTATTTTTCATAATTGTTTTTTGCATTTGATACAGCCTTTGAAAATTCCTTTAAAGAATTTTCATATCCGCCGCCGGCTATAGGAGGAGCAAAGAACATCCACAATCCGTAGGATATACTTGCCGGAGCAAATTTTTTATCTTTTTTTAAGGCATCAACATAAAGCAATTTTGTATCATTGGCTTCCTTATAAACATCCTGTCCGGATAAAAAGCCTATGTACTGTGATTTAATATCTGCCCAGCTGAGTAAAAACCACTTACCGGCCTGCGAATTCTTTTTCCCTTGCATAAAAGCGGTGCTTTTATCGTTTTGAGTTTTCAACTTTAAAAATATTTTTTTCTTGTTGCTATTGTCTCTATTCAAAACATTCAACTCTTCTAAAACCAAAAAATTTTCGAGAGTCAGTTTTTCTTCTTCAGATATTTGCATTTTTTCGGTCTTTTCTCGATATTCCGCAATAGAAATTTCCATTTTTTCTGAAGCCGTATTATACAGTTCGGCTTTGAATTTATAAAAATTATCATAAATTTCTTGCGAGCTTAAACTAAGATTGAATGTAAGGAGCAAAAAAAAGATTAATTTTGTTTTCATAATCACCCTCCGATTTCTTATAGATTATATTTTTTTTAACAAAAAGTGAAGTGCAGGGAATCATTTTTATTATGACATTTGTCATAATAAATTTCTAAAATCGCTAAAATTGCTCTTAGTTGAAAAAAAAGCGTTTTTTTGCTATGATATTCGCCTCAATTTTATTTTAGGAGATAAATATGCAGGAAAATCAAGAACAAAGAAAGGGCCCGAGTTTTTTTAGAGCGCTTTTTAGAGGAATAAATATTTTACGTCTGATAATAATAAACATCATTTTCTTCTTTTTCTTTTTTAGTTTTTTAGGAGTTATGGGAACAATCCCTTCTAATGCAAAAACCATTACCCGTGTGCCGAGCGAGGCCGTATTATGCATAAACCCTTCCGGTATTCTTACAGAAAAGGAAGCGGATATTTTTTCTGCCGGTATTCCCGGAATCGGTAAAAAATCAGTCATACTCGTTTCAGACCTTGTAAAGGCCATAAAAAACGCTGCATTTGATAGGCGCATAACAAGCCTTTACTTGGACTTTTCAGAGCTGGCAGGTCTTTCATCAGGACATTTAAGCGAGTTGGGAAAAGCTTTAGAAACTTTTAAAAACTCCGGTAAAAAGATATACGCCTATGCCGTAACCTATTCCATTCCGTCTTATTTTTTGGCATCCTATGCCGACCGCATCGGAATTGACCCCTTAGGAGAAATCTCCTTTGCAGGCTTTGCTTCCCGCCCGGTATTTTTTAAAGGGTTGGAAGAAAAATTCGGCATTAAGTGGAATGTAATACAGGCCGGGGCCTACAAGGGCATGGCCGAAACCTATTCCAGAGATGCTCTTTCTCAAAATGTAAGAACTAATCTAAAATCCATGTTCGATAACTTGTGGGATAAATACACCTCGGATATCGCCTCCAACAGAAATATATCTCCCGAAAAAATCAAAACCTTTGCCGAAAAAAATAATTCAATTATAAAAAAATATAACGGCAATGGAGCAAAAGCGGCTTTAGAAGAAGGCTTTATTACGGACATAGCCTCAGTTGATGAATTTGCTGCAAACATAGGCTTTGCCGACAGTAAAACCTTTTCGGTAAATGTAAACACAATAGACTATAATTCGTATAATGCAAATTTTATGGAATTGCCTTCTCAAAATTCGATAGGAATTATTCATGTAAACGGTGCAATTACTTCAGTAAGTACAGGTCCTATAGACGAGGCAGCTGTAAGCTACAAAATAGTCGATCTTTTTGATATGGCCCAAGATGACCCGACCGTAAAAGCCATTGTCTTGCGAGTCAATTCAGGCGGAGGAGAGGTATTTGCTTCCGAAGAAATCAGACGAGCTGTTGAAAGAGCCAAGGCCTCAGGAAAACCGGTTGTAGTTTCGATGGGTTCCGTTGCTGCCTCAGGCGCCTATTGGATTTCTTCTTCAGCCGATTATATTTTTGCAAGCCCCTACACAATTACGGGCTCAATCGGTGTATTGGCTACAGCCCCATCTTTTAAGGACGCCGTAAAAAAACACCTCGGCATAACAAGCGATTTGGTTTATTCCGGTCAAAAGCCTTCGTATTCCCTCTTAGAAGATCCATCGCCGGAAGAAAAAGAAGTGCGGCAGCTTGAAGTTATGCACATATATAAAACCTTTATCGAGACGGTAGCAAGAGGCAGAAGCCTTCCCGAAAACACCGTTGCAGAATTAGCCGGAGGACGAGTCTATTCGGGTGAGCAAGCCTTAAATTTAAAATTGGTAGATGCTCTCGGCTCCTTGGATGAAGCAGTAAAACATGCAGCAGAACTTGCAAACATAAAAGAGAAATATTCCGTAAAGGAAATAAAAAAGCCCCTGCCTTTTACTGAAGCCGTAATGAAAGGCATTTTAGAAGATCTTAACGCTTCAACACTTTCGCAGATGAATTTTGCAGACATCAAGGCCTTCACGGAATTTTTAAATTTAAAATCAAAAAAAGGCATCTATGTTTACAGTCCCGAATACCTCATTTGGGAAAACTAAGTCTGTAATAATAAAGAATTTTTTCGGAGGAAAGATATGGCTATAAATTGCGGAATTGTCGGACTACCCAACGTAGGAAAATCTACTATATTCTCGGCTCTTACAAGTGCACCTGCTGAAGTTGCAAATTATCCGTTTTGTACAATAAACCCCAATGTGGGAATTGTAAGTTTACCCGATGCCCGTTTAAAAAAATTGGCAGAACATTTTAACCCTAAAAAAGTAATTCCTGCAACCGTAGAATTTGTGGATATTGCAGGTCTCGTAAAGGGAGCCTCAAAAGGAGAAGGTTTAGGCAACCAGTTTTTATCTCACATAAGAGAGGTCGGAGTTATCGCCCACGTTGTACGCTGTTTTGATAATGACGACATCGAACACGTTGCAGGAAAGGTAGACCCCGCTTCCGATATCGAAACCATAAATATCGAGCTTGCTCTTGCCGACCTTGCAAGTTTGGATAAAAGAGCTGAGCGGGCCGAAAGAGCAAGCCGTATGGGCAAGGAAGCCCAAAAAGAAGCTGCTGTCGTAATGCGGGCTATCGAAAAAATCCGCCCCCTCTTGCAGGAAGGAAAAGGAGCCCGTCTTGCCAGCCTAAGCGATGAAGAAAAAGCTGCAATCTATGATACTCACCTAATTACGATGAAGCCCCAAATGTACGTCTGTAATATAGATGAAACTGAGGCATGCAAAGATAACCCTTATGTAACTGCCGTCAAAAAAATTGCAGAATCCGAGGGAGCCGATACCGTTGTAATTTGTGGAAAATTCGAAGCCGAATTAGCCGATTTGGAAAGTGAAGAAGAACGATTAAGCTTTTTGGAAGAAGCAGGTTTAGAAGAATCGGGACTTTCACAGCTTGCAAGAGCTGCCTATCATTTGATAGGGCTTAGAACCTTCTTTACAGCTGGAGAAGACGAATGCCGCGCATGGACAATTCATGCAGGCGATACAGCTCCAAAGGCTGCCGGAGTTATCCATACCGACTTTGAAAAA containing:
- a CDS encoding TrkH family potassium uptake protein produces the protein MRKRDNFVFAAFALSLVVLFLQQFYFKNIPSSIIHIIDILILLFVLTETFFAVRQEKYIRKYFQNNIFDFLTAVIFILIFVIFKIQIGFKNISEELSIVFDIFKNIFLFGKIIRLISKRAGLTAKIISNPARTLIISFFMVIIIGSFLLMLPAASASGKSLNFLTALFTSASAVCVTGLSVIDVSSELTIAGKFILIVLIQVGGLGIMVFSFFGMFAFRKKMTVSEKLTISYMVSEDDMSNLFKTLRVIVFSTFFIEALSAAFLLIGFSRILGFNLKALGFAAFHAISAFCNAGFALFSNSLEFFTSDIIINITIGFTIILGGISFAVIYDVLAKIKTNITNKFLKKKKTDYLVSVNTKMILSLTGFILFISFALFYLLEHRNTMKELSVGSQYLASFFQAITLRTAGFSTVSFINLTNATLLFMILIMFMGGAAGSTAGGIKLNTIAVVFAFFRSFLKNQKTVVIKNNSVPEEQVKKAFLIFGFGLAAIAIGIFLLTITESLPFLALLFETVSAFATVGLSTGITAALSPVGQIVIIILMFIGRVGPLTFLTAAGTKQKNDDIEYPYGNIAIG
- the thyX gene encoding FAD-dependent thymidylate synthase: MAHCIAPQAEKILDKEFKVLDKGFIRLVDYMGTDARIVQAARVSYGEGTKTVREDAALIDYLLRNKHTSPFEQVVFTFHVKLPIFVARQWIRHRTARLNEISGRYSILKAEFYVPAGNDIALQSSDNKQGRMNEAVPQDLQNEVINSLQKQQEEIYAGYCKLLDKNIARELARINLPLSTYTEWYWQIDLHNLFHFLRLRMDAHAQKEIRDYAEVMFEICKTVAPLACAAFERHEKNGVNFSAEELEAIRNLIGGKDSGLQGKDLDRFNEKLKTGRQI
- a CDS encoding ABC transporter permease, encoding MFLIKSAWDNIKFHKKRSILSILLIAIASAAILLYRGFVEYSEQGMAIGFIQESGHIQAAVKDFWDKKNTADLILTSKDLNKLKNVFDKMPEIENFDSVLNFQGIIGTENSSSIFWGSGYDEPHSLGATEGVPVFEGDNTLVLGKGLFKSLGLNLENNNYVNIMSSMGEEGIAAGSFEVSGNIDTGVPQNDAGFLIASRKDILEFFGMPDTASYIRLYLKNDKDVEKVESKLNSIFKENNLNFEVRNWKTLNPSWQQISNLFNVQFTVISGILCVLIFVALTQSLSASFMERIGEFGTMEAIGLKKSLLILVLILEVCILSLAGTIGGILLSQAGNIITQTFDIKMNPPGSTSYYLLNFFITAEAVIKTQIFIFFTALISVIYPIYTIKKHSSIKLINYNIS
- a CDS encoding ABC transporter ATP-binding protein, which encodes MINAELKVKNLYKTYSINTKKIEVTKNISFSAEQGSMIWIYGNSGAGKSTFLNLITGIDYPDSGEIEWGDKNINKMNNGGRAKFRLENCGLIFQFFELIKSQTIFDNASIPLKIQKKSKKEIKERLMPLFECFDLKDLIYKKPNELSGGEKQRVSIVRALSCNPKYILADEITSSLDSDRSNQVYEYLRKYLKEKSGVGIFVSHDPIIKNYADKIYKMVSGSLNEASGE
- the sppA gene encoding signal peptide peptidase SppA, giving the protein MQENQEQRKGPSFFRALFRGINILRLIIINIIFFFFFFSFLGVMGTIPSNAKTITRVPSEAVLCINPSGILTEKEADIFSAGIPGIGKKSVILVSDLVKAIKNAAFDRRITSLYLDFSELAGLSSGHLSELGKALETFKNSGKKIYAYAVTYSIPSYFLASYADRIGIDPLGEISFAGFASRPVFFKGLEEKFGIKWNVIQAGAYKGMAETYSRDALSQNVRTNLKSMFDNLWDKYTSDIASNRNISPEKIKTFAEKNNSIIKKYNGNGAKAALEEGFITDIASVDEFAANIGFADSKTFSVNVNTIDYNSYNANFMELPSQNSIGIIHVNGAITSVSTGPIDEAAVSYKIVDLFDMAQDDPTVKAIVLRVNSGGGEVFASEEIRRAVERAKASGKPVVVSMGSVAASGAYWISSSADYIFASPYTITGSIGVLATAPSFKDAVKKHLGITSDLVYSGQKPSYSLLEDPSPEEKEVRQLEVMHIYKTFIETVARGRSLPENTVAELAGGRVYSGEQALNLKLVDALGSLDEAVKHAAELANIKEKYSVKEIKKPLPFTEAVMKGILEDLNASTLSQMNFADIKAFTEFLNLKSKKGIYVYSPEYLIWEN
- the ychF gene encoding redox-regulated ATPase YchF; the protein is MAINCGIVGLPNVGKSTIFSALTSAPAEVANYPFCTINPNVGIVSLPDARLKKLAEHFNPKKVIPATVEFVDIAGLVKGASKGEGLGNQFLSHIREVGVIAHVVRCFDNDDIEHVAGKVDPASDIETINIELALADLASLDKRAERAERASRMGKEAQKEAAVVMRAIEKIRPLLQEGKGARLASLSDEEKAAIYDTHLITMKPQMYVCNIDETEACKDNPYVTAVKKIAESEGADTVVICGKFEAELADLESEEERLSFLEEAGLEESGLSQLARAAYHLIGLRTFFTAGEDECRAWTIHAGDTAPKAAGVIHTDFEKGFIKAEVYSFEDFVKYGSEQKIKEAGRYRQEGKAYVVNDGDIMFFKFNV